gttttggtttttctttcacttcaaaGTTACAGCTAGGACTTTCAAGTACTAGCTGTGCCTGAAATTAAAGACAAAGCTAACAAATTAAGATTCTTATTGCTCAGTGGTTGTATCACTCTGAAAGAGTTCTGCTACTCTCCTTTTTGTTCCAATAGAGTAATAGAGATGTCTTGCAATCCTGCCTTAGAAGCTGGGGTGCCTGTCAAGCTCTTGCTGGATTACTATGACTCATGCCTTTGTTACCACCTTATAAGACAAGTTTCTTTTGGTGTCTCTTTATGGTACTCAGCTCAGTGTTACCATCCTATTTGCATTCAGTGCTTCTTAAACAGCAGAAGTATCTTATTTCTCACCAAACTTCCCACCTTGAAATGCTGAACACTGGCTCCTAGAACACATGGTTAGCAAATCCATTTTTCTGGAATAAGCTATTAACTAAAAAGCACAGGAATTATGCagagtcaggggaggtttacaTAGGACATttagaagaatttcttcacagaaggggTGAACAGACACAAAGGAAGTGCCCAGGACGTGGTGGAGACATGGTTCCAATCACACCTGGAGACGTTAAAATTAAGACTGGATACAGCACTTACTGCCATAGTCTGGTTGacatggtggtgtttggtcacAGGCTGCATTTGATACCTTCAGAGGTCTTTTCTGCCCTAAATGATTCTCTGAACACAACTCAAATACAAGCAAACCGACTTTCTGAACAAAGTTTATTTACACAGAAAATACCAATCATCACGGCTCCCAGCTTgatttccttctcctgctgagAGTCATCTCCAAATGACCGGGAGCAAGTGGTGACCCTCAGCAGCCCTCTCCATGGCAACTTCCCTCgccctccagccctcctgcctgtCTCACACAccatcccttccctggggcaCGGGGGGCCCTAGACGGGGGTGCCGCGGGCCCGCTGCGCGTCCTGCCGGTACCCCTTGAGCAGCTGGTTCAGCAGGGTCCTGTCGGAGTCGCGGCGCGGGCGGACGAGCGGCGGCAGCGGGTTCCCCTTCAGCTCGATCACCGCCATCTTAGCGCGGTCCAGCCCGTCCCGGTTGGGGATCTGCAGCAGCCGCGTGTAGCTGCCGGCGTGCGGCTGGAAGCGGGGCGCCAGCACCTTGAACAGCTTGTGGATGAGGTCCTTCTCCTGCGGGGCGGCACGCTCAGCCCCGGCTCCGCGGCGGGCCGGGACCgatgaggggctgggggctacTTACGGTCAGCCAGAAATCCGCCATGCGCATGGCGCGCTCGTCCTTGTCCCCCCGCTTGGCGTAGTCGATGAGCTGTGTGGAGGAAGGAGGCGGCGGGTGAGGAAGGAGGCGGTGGGTGAGGAAGGAGGCGGTGGGTCAGGGTGCCTCGGCCGCCTGCCGCCCCCCGGCTCGGCCCGGCGCGGTGCCGCCGCTCACCCGCTCGGCGTAGCCGCGCATCTCGTCGGCCCGCGCCCAGGGCGTCTCGATGCGCTCATGGCGCACCAGCGCTGTCACAAGGTTCCGCAGCAGGTCCAGGCGCGACCGCGGGCTGAGCCCGAGGCGCCGGTAGACGCGGCCATGCGAGATGGCGGCCGCCACCGACAGCCGCATCCCGCCGACCGACCGAGCGCCCGGCCTCCGCTGCCGCCGCCTCCCGACAGCGCCCGGGCGCCGCGcagcctgctgggagctgtagtCACAGCCTCCGTCCCGCCGCCCGGAACGGATCAGGCTGGAGAGGCTCCACGGCGGGACAGCTGGTCCAGCCTCCATGCCCGAACAGGGTCGTCCTGGAGCACACGGCACAGGAACGCGTTCATGCAGTTCTTGAGTATCTCGGATAAGGATACCCCACAGCCTCTCCGggaaatctgttccagtgctctgtcacCCGAACGggtaaagaagttcttccttttGCTCAAGTGGGACTTCCGTGCACCGATTTCGGCCCGTTGTCCCGTGTCTTAACCGCTCGGCACCACCgagcagagcctggtccatCCCCTgaccctccctgcagacactgacAGACATGGATGGGGTTCCCTCTCAGTCTCCTCTGGAGGATGAACATGCCCAGCTCCCGCAGCCTTTTCTCATAAGAGACGCTCCAGCCCCTTAATTCCTTTTGCCACCCTCCGCTGGACCCGCTCCAGGAGCTCCCCGTCTCTCTGGCGCtcaggagcccagaactggacgcaGCGCTCCATGCTGGGACACGGTCTCCTCCCTCGCcctgctggcgctgctgctcctcacGGAGCTCAGCCCGCAGCCGCGTACCGGGACAGGGAGCCGGGACAGGGAGCCGGGATCTCTCAGCGGGACAGGGAGCCGGGACAGACCCGGCCGAGCGGGGAGATGCTCACGGGAGCGAAGGAGCCGCGCAGCGGCGATCCAGGGTCCCGGAGGTCCTTTGTTTGCTCTTCTAAAAACTATCGGATGTAAGCCAATTAAAcaagcagattttaaaatgtttgacTTTAATACACTGCTGTGTAGCTGGTTAAAAGGAAAAGGACTGCATCGTGTCATACGACTATCATATGGCTTTCCCCAAATGCACACATCAAGTAACTGAGATCCTGCTTTCCACGAATTCTTGACAGTTCTGTTCTGTTAGGCTCATGCTGTCACGGAACAGTACTACTAGCAGGATCCTCAGTACAACCGGGAACTTCTTTGTTTACCTTTTCATTCCTAGATCTGCTAACTGTAGTTTTTTATCTTTAACACTTTGCTTCCACTATCTACTTTCTAAAACTGTAAAACTGAAGACAGTTGTTACTATGACTATTacaactttttctcctttttttttttttttttttttccttttcccccctcgTGTTTCACTGTGATTTATAGAtacttttcattttactttgttCGCACATTTGCCCGCATATCGGGTATTTCCCCGTTAGCGGTGGCGGGATGCCGGAGAGCTCCGGAGCGCCGTGCCGCATCCcgggctgtgcaggagctgcggTGCTGGATCCAGCCTCGTGTAGCCTTAATGTGGCACAGGAGCCACCAGCCATCCTCAGGGCAGGGGTGGCTGTGTGCTTTATTCCCCAAAGTCTGAAACCCACCCCAGCTTGCAAAAGCTCGTGTCCCAGAGGTGAAGAACTATGACAGTATCGTTCAGCTCCAAGAAAAGTGCTAGAAGACAGTGTAAGGAGATTTCTTGCCATCCGTTTCTTCCAGTTGCAGAGAAAGGGCATAGTGTAATAAAAAGCAGCTACCAACAGtgtaagaaaaaatatctttgttaTTATGAATACATCATAAAATCACAGTCATCTTATACACATTttagtattttatatataaataaagtgAACAGTATAGTTATTGGAATGTGTAAAAGGAACAAACatatggatttttaaaagtgtgAAATTAACAGGTAATTGGACCCATCCCCACCTTTTGTTGCTGTGCTGGGACTTGGTACATTAACTCTGAAATACTTCTAGGCAGAAGGCTTTGCAAGCTGTGATGCTAACAGTAACTCCAGGCACCACCCTAATTCCATTTACAATCAATTTTCCTATCCTTTTCTTATTTAGCCTGCCTATATAGGAATTAATGCATGTCAGAACTACAGCTTTGCAAGAAAGACTAAATCTTTATGTACTTGGCACAGtattgaaagaaaacatttttcaagatTCATGATTTTGTTAAACCCATTAACAATCAGAATTTTCTTATCACTACACACTCTTGCAAATGCTCccattaaatatatttctaatattaataaaataacaaattctTTATTATCCTTCTGCTTATAATTTGATGTCTTAAcatcaaaataatatttctttctaataAAATTATACATACCATTTATATGAAACAAAGTTGTCTTGTGCATAAGCCTGGTAATGAGACTAGCTATGAGTGTAGAAGTTTCTGCTTTCTTGTTTTGGATTCTTGGGAGAGTTTGTTATTTTTGGAGCCACAGAGTAATAAATAATTTGCAAGGTAATGACTTCTGTGGCTACCACTAACAAAACTTAAGATTGGAAATGATTCCTCTGCTCTGGCTTTATGAAACATTTGGTGTGCTGAAGAAAATGACACTTTTCTGAACCTTTCTGTGtttaccccaaaatctgaaTGAAATGTTGCTGACACAATATATTATGAGTGACCACACAGGTAATCAGAAACGAGAAAGTTCCATGCAGAGATCTCAGCTGGATGTGGATTGAAGGCTGGCCCTTCCCaaccagctgtgcccagagggactctccctgctgcagggatgtcATGCTGGATGGTCTTTGCCATAGTGTTCCCTCCTTGCTGCTGGGACTCAAACAGTTTTGAGGCAGGAAATCTGTGCAGAGGAGGGCAATGACAAGGGCAAACCAAGGAGCAAATTCTgtcacctttctttttttatatactGTGAAAGACAGTGCTGACAGCTCCAGAAAGGGAAGTCATTGAGGTTTCCATTCAGAAAGGCATGGAAGCATGTGCTATGTTTATATTCATGAATCTGTAGGAAAACTTGATGTGCTTACagcaaaatatgtattttatctGCTTTCCTGGTCCAGTCTCAGAATagctcctccctgggcacttTTACACAGCAGGGCAGTTGTCACCTCTCCCTGAAATTTGATGGTCAAACTGTCGGAACTTCTCATTGGGTATGTGCCTCTATTCCTAAAAGCAGAACTTAGAACTAAAATAAGTGCCTTTTTTAGAATACATCATCTTGTGGGCAGCAAGCATTAGTATTTAGTTTGTATGTAGGAAGTGACTCATCTAACAGAAGTTTTAGATCATTCAGTATCTGATGGTCAAAAACCTGCAGCTACTAATTCTCTAGTGGGAACCAGCCTGATCCAGCAGGGTGCAGTGGTAAACATATGCAAGGGCTCCATAATTTGCTAGATTTAAAATTACAGCATTTGACATTTAACAAACTTAATTAAAATTGCATATTCATAAATGATGTAATTTATAC
This genomic window from Zonotrichia leucophrys gambelii isolate GWCS_2022_RI chromosome Z, RI_Zleu_2.0, whole genome shotgun sequence contains:
- the MRPL17 gene encoding large ribosomal subunit protein bL17m: MRLSVAAAISHGRVYRRLGLSPRSRLDLLRNLVTALVRHERIETPWARADEMRGYAERLIDYAKRGDKDERAMRMADFWLTEKDLIHKLFKVLAPRFQPHAGSYTRLLQIPNRDGLDRAKMAVIELKGNPLPPLVRPRRDSDRTLLNQLLKGYRQDAQRARGTPV